The window AACGAGGATGGTGATCCTAACTTCAACGACATTATCGGGTTCGTTCAGGTTGACGGTGGAGCGAGTTACGTCGATTTCGACGATCCGAAGGTAGATTTCCGGGTCGATGGCGAGAAACGTAAACCGTCACAGTCGGGAACTGAGCCGGAATCCATCGGCGATGGAAGTGCAGTTAGCGTCGAAACGGACGCAATCGTCATCAGCTAGTCCCGGAGACTGATTTACCTACGCATTTTCGATAACCGCCCTCACGTCCTCCCACACCTCGTCGGGTGCTTGCTCTCCATCCACCCGCTCGAGCACGCCCTTGTCCCCGTAGTACTCGAGTACCGGTTCGGTGTTCTCTCGATACACCCGCAATCGTTCACGAACCGTCTCCTCGCTGTCGTCTTCGCGCTGCACCAGTCGTTCCTCGACCGCTGGATCCTCCGCCGGATTGTACTCGAGGTGGTAGATATCGCCCGTCTCGGGATCCATCCGCCGGCCGGTGAGTCGGTGAACGAGTTCGTCCTCGCTCACGTCGAGAGCCAGCACGACGTCCAGGTCGGTCATCCCCTCGAGCGCCTCGACCTGCTCGAGGTTTCGTGGATAGCCGTCGAGAATGAATCCATCCGCCGACGACAGCGCCTCGTCGACGATAGCGTTGACCACCTCGTCGGGGACGAGTTCGCCCTGATCCATGTACTCCGCGGGCGTCTCGTACTCGAGATCGAGGTGGGAGATGTCCATCTGCTTGTTCGATCGCAGGGCGTCTCCGGTGGTGACGTGTTCGACGTCGAAGTGGTCGCTGATCGTTGCACTTTGTGTCCCCTTCCCGGCCCCGGGAGCGCCGAGGATGAGAATCCGTGGCTGTGCCATAGGCGTCGGTTCAGCCCCAGCGCATAAAGGCTTAAAGAATGGCGCACGATCATCCGGCTATGACCCGATTCTCGGCTGGCGACCCGAAAGCTCGCCGCCAGCTCTTCGTCGACGCCATCACGGCCCACCGCCAGCGAGCCAGCCCGTTCTTGACGATTGAAGTGGACGAAACGAGTCTCGAGCAGGAGGCCGACGTCGGCCCGGCGGCGGAACTCGGTATTCCCTGGGTACAGTTCGCCGACGGCATCGTCAACCTCGACTGTACGAACGAGGAACTCGAGCGGCTGAAATCACTGCTGGATACGTTTCCGGCGTTCAAAATCGAGGAACTGACGCGACCGGAGAACGCCGAGGGAACGAACGTTCGCGTGAGCGCGAAAGCTGACCCCAATCGGATCGCCCAGTTCTGTGAGGCGATCGTCCGTGAGGTGTTCGCGTGTCCCGAGGACGTGACGGTATGGGTGACGGCCGTCTAGGCTGATGGAATCGCCTCCCAGCCCGCTCTCGTGTGAGTGAACGTTGCGTTCGGCGGTTCGTCTAGTTGGTCACGTGCTCATGTGTTCAGGTGCACAGGTGTTCAGGTGTTTGGCTCCTCAGGAAATCGACAATGTCCCGTCGCCTTCGCCGTCGTCACCGCCGGCTTCGTCCCACTCGAGTTCGAACTCGACGCTCAGTTCGCCGGGGCCGCCGGAACTCGGCGTCTCCCGTTCGGCTTTCACCTCGAAGGTCGGGCGTCCCGGCGGCGACATCGTCACGGTCTCGCTCCCTGACTCGAGTGTGAGGTCGTCACCGGCCTCGAGGCGATCCGCGACGGAGCGGAGGTAGTCGGCGATTTCTGCGGCATTCATTTGCTGTTCGAACTTGAAAAGTACTTCTTCCGGCATACCTGCCTGTAGGGGATAGCAGGGTAAAGGAGTAGCGCTGTGCCTCGTTCCCTGGGAGTTTCCGATAATGTATCGTTGCTCGGTCAGGTCGACGCTGGGAGAACGATAGACAAAAGGTGGGGCAGCCGAAGGGATGAATGAAGGACACCGGTTCGGACCGGGAACGTTCCCCTGCTGGTCAGTCAGGGCAGACGGATGTCCCACTCGCCGTCCCACGATTGCCCGGCGATCGTTTCCAAATAAATAAGTGTACCCGACCATGATCGTCCACCAATAGACCCACATAATCGAGGTGAATACAATCTTCATTCCACTTCCGACCCCGATGATGACGCGTGTCGACGTCTTCGAGGATATCTTCCTCGTGTTCCTCGGCCTGGGGACACTCGTCGGCATCATCGTCGTCAGCTATACGCTGTACAATGCGTACAAATACCGAGACGACGGTACCCGCGACCCCGATGAGGATCTCCCCACGCTCGGGGAACTCCCGACGGGTGGAACAGGCGGCAAGAAGCTGTTCGTCTCGTTCTTCCTGAGTGCGATCATCGTGATCTCGCTCGTCCTCTGGACGTACGGGA of the Natronosalvus vescus genome contains:
- a CDS encoding adenylate kinase, whose amino-acid sequence is MAQPRILILGAPGAGKGTQSATISDHFDVEHVTTGDALRSNKQMDISHLDLEYETPAEYMDQGELVPDEVVNAIVDEALSSADGFILDGYPRNLEQVEALEGMTDLDVVLALDVSEDELVHRLTGRRMDPETGDIYHLEYNPAEDPAVEERLVQREDDSEETVRERLRVYRENTEPVLEYYGDKGVLERVDGEQAPDEVWEDVRAVIENA
- a CDS encoding amphi-Trp domain-containing protein; the protein is MPEEVLFKFEQQMNAAEIADYLRSVADRLEAGDDLTLESGSETVTMSPPGRPTFEVKAERETPSSGGPGELSVEFELEWDEAGGDDGEGDGTLSIS